A single genomic interval of Anopheles marshallii chromosome 2, idAnoMarsDA_429_01, whole genome shotgun sequence harbors:
- the LOC128707757 gene encoding odorant receptor 67d-like encodes MYALAIAVFIQLFELCLLGTILSFKNEEIEQAFYNSLWYLMDRIEKKDFMIMFHKSQHAIEMTVASMAPLNVVLFIAVSVTTGMCSN; translated from the exons ATGTACGCGTTAGCGATCGCAGTTTTTATTCAACTGTTTGAGCTCTGTCTCCTCGGAACCATTCTCAGCTTCAAG AATGAGGAAATTGAACAAGCATTCTACAACTCGTTGTGGTATCTGATGGATCgcatagaaaaaaaggacTTTATGATAATGTTTCACAAAAGTCAACATGCTATCGAAATGACTGTTGCAAGTATGGCCCCATTAAATGTCGTTCTCTTTATCGCTGTAAGTGTAACAACTGGTATGTgttcaaattaa